GGCGGGAGCGGGAGCAGCTTGCGGTGCGGGAGCGACTTGCGCGGCCGCCGCTGGAGGGGCTGCGGGAGCCGCGGCGGGAGCCGGAGCGGTTGCGGCAGCCGCGGCGGGCGTTTCCGCGGGGAGTGCGGGCGGGGCGACGACCACCGGCTGCGCCTGGCTGACGTCGACCGAGCGTCGCGGGAATTCCTCCCCGACGGCCACGCGATCGGCGTGAACGATCTTGCGCCCCTGCTCGTCCCGCTGGAACCGCGGTGCGAACCGCAGGTAGCCGACCACGAGCGCGATCACCACGACGACGCCGAGGACCCCCACGAGCACGGCCATGCCGTAGACGAACCCACCGGTGTTCTTCGTGGGAACGACGTTGGGGTCGGGCACCACCTGCGCCAGTGCGGCGGGCGTCCAGAGGACCAACAGCACGATCACCCCCGCACAGAGGGCGACGGATCGGGCGGCAACTCCCCTGTCGAACACGGCGCGCATCTTAGCAAGCACGAGCCGGAGGACGGATTTGAACCGACGACCTACCGCTTACGAGGCGGTTGCTCTACCGAGCTGAGCTACTCCGGCGAACAGGCGCCGAGTCTATCAATGTGGGGGCGACGGACCTGTCGAGCGGCCCGCAACACCGCAGGATGCGAGCCGCGGCGAAGGGGGATCCTCGTGCCGGGCCGAGGATGGGACAATCCCCGCCATGGGTCTGCGGGATACGGTCGCGAGCGGCACCGGCGAGGGCAACGGGCAGGCTCCCGTCCATCGCGTGATGGTGGCGACCGATCGCTCCGAGAGCGCCGATCGCGCCGTCCGATGGGCGGCCTCGATGGCCGAGCGCTTCGGCTCCCAGCTGCTCGTCCTGCAGGTCGTCCCGCCCGACAGCCCGCCGGGCACCGAGGCCGGCATGGCGGAGGCGACGCGTGCGAGCGCCGCGGCGGAGGAGTTGACCGCGTTCGCGTACGAGCTCGCGGGAGAGCGGGGCGTCGCGCGGGTCGCGCTCCATGCCGACCCCGCTCTCGCGATCCTCGAGGCCGCCGAGGAGATGGGAACCGACGTCCTCGTCGTCGGTAACGCCGGGATGACCGGCCGTAAGGAGTTCCTGCTCGGGAACATCCCCAACCGGATCTCGCACAACGCCCGGTGCACGGTGATCATCGTGAACACCGCGACGCTCGACGCGGACGGCCGCGAGGTCGACAAGCCTCCGCCTCGCGGATCGGTGACGACCCAGCACGGCGGACGTCTCACGGACGAGATGACCGCCGAGGATCCGAAGCTGCTCGGTCGCGCGACGCGGATCGCGACCGTGATGGCACGGCACGGCGTGAAGGAGCTGTTCTCGCGCGGCGACGACGTGGAGTCCCGACGCGAGTCCGCGCGACGCCTCCGCGCCGCGATGGAGGAGCTCGGCCCGACCTTCTCCAAACTCGGCCAGGTGCTCTCCACGCGTCCCGACCTGCTCCCGCCCGAGTTCATCGAGGAGCTCGCCACCCTGCAGGACCACGTGTCGCCGCTCAGCGAGGCGGAGGTCGTGCGCGTGATGGAACAAGAGCTCGGCGTCCCGTGGGAGGACGTGTTCGAAACGATCGGCCCCGACCCGATGGCGGCGGGAACACTCGGACAGGTCCACCGCGCGACACTTGCCGCCGGAGAGCGCGTCGTCGTGAAGGTGCAGCGCCCGGGCGCTCGCGAGGCGATCGAACAGGACCTCGGTCTGCTGGAACTCTTCGCGGAGAAGACGGGGAACAGGCCGGCCCTCAAGCAGGTGATCGATCTGCAGGCGGTGTTCGAGCACCTGTCCGGGTCGCTCCAGCGCGAACTGGACTTCCTGTCCGAGGCCCGCAACATCGAACGGATGCGACAGGTGATCGCGAGCTACACGCGCCTCGCCGTTCCCGACGTCTTCAACGAGCTGTCGAGCCAGCGGCTGCTCGTGATGCAGGAGATCCAAGGCGTGCCGATCCGCGAGGCACCCGACGGACCCGCGCGCACGGATGCAGCGCGGCAACTGCTGGAGTCCTATTACCGCCAGATCCTCACCGAGGGCTTCTTCCACGCCGACCCGCACCCCGGAAACCTGTTGTGGTGGAACGACACGATCTACTTCCTCGATTTCGGCATGGTCGGCGAGCTCGGTCCGCAGATGCGCGAGAACCTGATGCTGCTGCTGATGGCCTTCTGGCAGGAGGACGTCGACTTCTTGATGGACGTGTCGTTGCAGTTGTCCGGGGTCACCGACCAACCGGGGCTCGACGTCAACACGTTCCGCCAGGACCTCGGCGAGGTGATGGCGCGCTACCGCAACGTCCCGTTGCAGGAGATCCAGCTCGGTCCGATCCTCCAGGAGATCACCGAGATCTCGATCCGTCACGACGTCCCGTTGCCCGCGTCACTCGCGTTGACCGGCAAGGCGATGGCGCAGATGCAGCTCGCGACCGCCGAGCTGGATCCCACCCTCGATCCGTTCGACGTGGCCGGCAGTTACCTGATGCGCAGTCTGATGGGCAAGATGCGCGAGCGGATCGACCCCAAGAAGGTGTTCTACGAAGGGCAGAAGCTCAAGGTCCGCCTGACGAGGTTGGTCGAGGCCTTCGAGCGGCTCGCGGGCGCGCGACCGGGGCCGAAACTCCAGGTCAACTTCGCCGCGGAGAAACTGGAAACGACCGTCCGGCGCGCCGGACGCCGTCTGTCGCTGGGCATCGTCGCCGGTGCATCGCTGCTCGGCTCGGCGATCACCGCCTCGTCCGCGCGTGCCGCCGACTGGGTGCCCCTCGTGCTCGGCTCGATCGGCGGCGGCCTCACGCTGACGCTCGTCGTCGATCTGATCCGCAAACGCGGTCCCGCCTGACCCTCGCGGGACTCGTCGATCAAGCGAGTCCCGCTTGATCCTCGCGCGACTCGTCGATCAAGCGAACGTGCCGGGCACGCGCGAGGCGTCGCCGCCGCCCTCCAGGCGACCGGCCGCAAGCTCCGCGAGCGCTTCGCGATCGATCAGGTCGCCCGGAACGGTGGCCACCCGGACCGCGGTGAGAGCACGGAGCGTCGCGGATCGCACGCCCCCCGCGAGCAGAGCTCCCTCGCCGACGACGGCACCGGGACCGAGTCGGGCGATCGTCTCCCCGTCGCGTTCGACCTCGAGCACGCCGTCGAAGATGAGGAACAGCTCGCCGCCCGGGTCGCCCTGCCGAGCGAGCTCCTCGCCGGGCCGCAGGCGACGGAACGGTGGGTCGCTGCCGACGATCACTCCCGACAGGCGACGTTCGAGCGCCGATTCGGCGGCCGCGACCAGGGCGGGCGTGTCGACGCCGCCCCACGGCGAAACGCGTCCGGCGTCCCGGTAGAACCAGTCGTCGAACTCGATCACGGCCGTCTTCGCGCGCAACCGGCCCGCCCCGTCATAGAGCCAGTGTCGGGGGAACGCGCTCGCCCCGATCAGCTCGTGGTCGCTCGTCCCGTCGGCGCGGATCGTCAGGACCAAGGTCGTCCATGCGGGCGGCGCACTCACGTGTGCGTCGCCACGCGGGCCGAGGCGACGAGGCGCCGCCAGGCCGGTCGACGCGCCGGCCGTCTGCACGAAGCGCACGTAGTCCTCGGCAACCTCGGGCTCGGGTCGCAGCACGGGGAACGCGTGTTGCGCGAAGGTCACCGTTTCGGTCACGGTCCGCTCGACGCCCCCGACCACGACCCCGCCGGCGATCCCGTGGGCCCTCACGCGTCCGTCCTCCACCTCGATCCACGCTCGGAGATCGTTCGCGACGGTGAACCCGCCCGCGCGCAGGAAGCTCCGTGGATCGTCGAGCATGTCGGGCGGCGGCTCGTCGAACCGGACGAGCCCGAGCTGGAACGGGAGTCGCGCCGGGCCCTCGACCGCCTCTCGTGGAACCCACGTGACGGCGAGGACGCCGCCCTCGATCCGGGTCACCACGAGCGATCCGAGACGCCCGTCGGCGTCACCGCCCCGGCTCCGAGATGTCGATCGTGCTGTCCTGGAGCAGCTCCTGCTCGAGGTTGTCGCCCAGGGTGTGCCGCGGCGGCGGCGCCTCCCCCCGACGCTTGATCCCGCGAAGGACGCGGCGCTCGAGAAGGACGGCGACGATCGTCATCCCGATCCCGAGCACCCATCGCTCGATCCTCCGCCCGATGCGACGCCGGCGGGACGGGCGTGGCCGGAGCGTTCTCGCGGATCCCATCACCGAAGTGTCCCATCCGGACCGGACCGCGGTCGAGGGGAGCCGGAGACAGGAGGCACTACCGGAGGTTCTCGATATGCTCTCGCGTACCTCCGCAACGGGCACGGGGGAGCCAGGATCCCCTCCCGAAAGGAGTCGCACGATGCACCGAACGACCCGAACCGCGATCGCACTTCTGCTCGGCGGCAGTCTGTTGCTCGCCGCCTGCGGCAGCGACGATCCCGAACCCGCCGACGACGCCACCCCGACGACCGAGGCGACGACCGAGGCCGCGACCGACCCGACGATCGTCGCCGAGGACTTCGCGTTCGACGGTCCCGACACGTGGGCCGCGGGTCCGCAGTCGGTGACGCTCGAGAACGAAGGGGAAGAGGACCACGAGATGGTGCTCGTCGGGCTCGACGAGGGCTACACGATCGACGACGTGCTGACCGAGGTCGAGGAGAACCCGAAGGGCGACCCGCCCCCATGGGCCACGATCATCGGTGGCACCTTCGCGAAGTCGGGCACCACCTCCGAGCAGCCCCTCGCGGCCGACCTGCAACCCGGGACCTACGCCCTCGTGTGCTTGGTCCCCTCGAAAGCGAACGACGGTCAGCCCCACGCGGCACTCGGCATGGTGAAGGAGATCACGGTCGCCTGACCGATCGAGTCATCCTCCCCCGTCCGGCGCCCGGTGAGCTTCCCGCCACCGGGCGCCGTCGCGTTCGGAGCTCCTCGCGCCCAGTGCCACCGGTCCGAGAACCCGTCAGGCAACGCGAACGGGCGCGCCGAGCTGGAGGAACGCCTGCTCGATCACGAGTCGCTGGTTCAGGTTGAGGTCCTCGGCGAGCGCGGCGCGCGCCTCTTCCACCGCGGCGAGGCCGCCGGCCGCGCCGACGATCGTCTCACCGTCGGGAGCCAGATCGACGTTCAGCAGCGCGTCCGGGCCCGCACCGACCCGGTCCGCGATCCGGTCGCGCAGGATCGCCGAGATCGCCAGCAGGACCCGGTCGACGAAGTCACGTTCCTCTCGGCGCAGGCGCCGGTGGTGACGCGTCTCCAGTCGCTTGATCGCGCCGCGGTAGGCCGCCTCGGGACGACCCTTGTCGTCGAGGAACGGCTCGAGCTCGACGGCGAGCTCCTCTTTCATGTCGGTGCGGCGCCGCTCGGCCGCCTTCAGAACGAGATCGGCGGCAGCGATCGCGCCCGGCGGCCCCGTGGACGCCCGGTCGAGGGCCTCCCGCGCGACGTCGCGGAACCCGAGGCCGTCGGCCCGGGCCATGCGACGCGCCCGTCCGACGTTGCCGCCGGCCAATCGCGCGGCGAGCGTTGCGAGGCTGCGCTCGGTCCCGTCCGCCGCGAGCGTCTCGACGACGAGGTCCTCGGCGAGCGGCGAGAAGGTGACGACGTGACACCGTGACAACACTGTCTCGGGCAGCTCATGCGGCCGCGCGGACATCAACAGGAAGACGCAGGCGGGCGGGGGCTCCTCGAGGACCTTCAGCAGAACGTCGGCTGCGGCGGGGTTCAGCCGGTCGGCCTCGCGGATCACGAAGAGCTTTCGGCCGGGCTCCGGAGGCGTTCGGTAGGCGGGATGCCAGATCTCGTCCCGGACCGTATCGACATGGATGTCACGTCCCTCCGGTTCGACGAGGAACGAGTTCGGATGGCGGTCATCGAGCGCGAGCCGGCAGGCGCGGCAGGTCCCACAGCCGCCGTCGGGGCACAGGAGCGCCGCGGCGAACGCGCGCGCGCCGAGCTGCTTGCCGCTGCCCTCGGGACCGGCGAACACGTATGCGTGGTGGGGACGTTCGGCCGCACCGCGGAGGAACGTCATCGCAGCGTCCTGACCGGGAACGAGATCGAGCACGGGCGGATTCACGACGAATCCTCCGATCGTCCGGGATCGATCTCGCGCTCGGTGACCGGTGTGGGGTCCGGCGCATCCGAAGTCGAAGCGTCGGTGGTTCCGGTGGAGCCGGCCTCGGTCTCGGAAGGGGTCCGGACCTCGTGCGAGGGAACGGGATGGATGTCACCGTCGCCCTGGCGCTCGCCCAACGTCCGGTCGACCGCGTCACGAACGTCGACGAAGACCTCGTCGGGTCCCCGCCCCGCGTCGATCACGACGAACCGCTCGGGGTGTTCCTCGGCGATCTTCAGGAACGCGTCCGCGACCTTGTCGAGGAAGGACGCTCCCTCGGCCTCGATCCGGTCGGCCTCGGCCGTGTCGATCCGGCCGAGACCGATCTCGGGCTCGAGGTGCAGCAGGAGCACGAGATCGGGGAACAACCCCTGCGTTCCCCACACGTTGAGCGAGAGGATGTCCTGCTCGCCGACGCCACGTCCCGCGCCCTGATAGGCGAGGGAGGAATCGATGTACCGGTCGCAGATCACGGTGCGACCTTCGGCGAGCGCGGGCCGCAACACCGTCGACACATGCTGGGCACGACTCGCCGCGAACAGCAGAGCCTCGGTCCGCGGTTCGATCCTGCCGGTCGCCGGATCGAGGACGACATCGCGGACCCGTTCTCCGAGGGCGGTTCCCCCCGGCTCGCGCGTCACCAGGACATCGTGACCCCGTTCGGCCAGGTACGAGCGGAGCATCTCGACCTGGGTTCCCTTGCCGGCACCCTCAACCCCCTCGAACGCGATGAACAACCCCGTGCTCGGCGGACGGATCAGCTTCGGCACGAGGGTGAGTGGCTTCGGGCGGAGTACCCGGAGCCGTCGGAGCCGTCGCCACGTGGTGCCGCCCGCCATCAGTGCCCCCAAGCCGGCGACCCACAGCGCGATCCTCGTTCCGGACAGATCGATGTCCGCCTGTCCGACCTGGATGACTCGCGGCCCGATGATCGCGGCGAGGGACGGGAAGGTCGTGAGCGCCAGGAACAGTGCGAGTCTAGCGACCACGGTGATCGAGCCGAAAGTTCGTCCGCGCATCTCATCGGTGACGTTCTCCTGAAGCAGTGTGTACCCCGTGACCCACATCGTCCCGCAGAATCCGCCGACCCCTACCGTGACCAGGGCGGCGGACGCGATGTTCGGCATGGCCGCGAGCACGAAGAGCGAGGCCGCGGCGCCGATCATCGATCCCGCGAACAACAGATCCTGATCCAGCCGCTTGCCGAACAGGTTGACCGACGCCATCCCCGCGGCCATCCCCACGCCGAACGCGGTCACGAGGATCGGCCAGCCGGCCGCCGACGCTTTCAGCGTGTCGGCGGCGAACACCGGTCCCAGCGAGAGCACCGCACCGACCGCACCGAACGCGAGCACGATGCCGATCGTCATCGTCGACACCAAGGGGTCCTTCGACAGGAACCGCACGCCTTCGAGGATGTCGTGACCGACCTTGCGGAACTGCAAGCCTCGGGCGCGCCCCGCCGCGACGGGTGAGGCGATCGCGATCCGGCTCACCATGAACGCGCTGAACGCGAATGTGCCAGAGTCCAGCCACAGCGCGAGGGACTCGGGGTGGGTCGAGAAGTAGGGGACGCCCGCGCCGAGGAAGTCCGACAGTCCCGCGAGCACCGTTGCGATCGCTCCTCCGATCGGCAGGGTTCCGTACGTCGTGAGCAGACCGATCGAGTTCGCATTCGGCAGCTGCCGACGCGGAACGAGGTGAGGCAGGCTCGCGTCACGAGCAGGCGTCCACAGCAGCGACATGCACTCGATGAAGAACGACAGGACGAAGATCGCCCACAGGTGTCCGACGAACGGCATCGATGCGTACATCAGCCCGCGTCCGACGTCGGCGGTGATCATCAGCTGCTTGCGATCGAGCCGGTCGACGATCGCGCCGGCGAACGGACCGAAGATCAGAGCGGGGAGCATCCGGGCGGTCATCACGGCCGCCACGGCACCCAGCGCCACTCGTTGGGAACCGGCGAGCCGCGCGACGAGCGAGGTGACCGCGACGAACCCGATCCAATCCCCGAGCGAGGACACCGTCATCGCCGCGAGCAGACGGGAGAACGTCGGGGAGGTGAGGAGATCCTTGAGGGTGGCTGACTTCGTCCCGCGGAGGGCGGCAACCTCCTCGGAGATACTGGCCATCAGGCCCCGGGACGCGTCGCCGGCACCTTGTCGGCGGCCTCGGAACCCGCCTCGATCGGGACCGACTCGTCGGCCTCAGCCGGACCCGCCGAGGAGGTCGCGCCGTTGCCACCGGCGACGGTTGTTTCCGCGGTCGTCGTCTTCTGCTTGGCGGTGGCCTTCCTCTTGGCGGTCGTCTTCTTCTTCGTGGCCTTCTTCTTGGCGGTCGTCTTCTTCTTCGTGCTCTTCTTCGTGCTCTTATTCTTCGCGGCCTTCGCCTCGGCGCGCTTGGCACGCGCGGCGTCCTTCGCCGCTCGCCGCTCCGCCTCCGCCTCCGGATCGCCGGACTCGACCACGGTGCCCTCGTCGTCGACGACGCACCCACAGTTCCAGCAACGGGCTCCGCCCTTCGTGGGCGCCTGCTCGAGCATGACCGAGGCGCACTCGGGGCAGGGACGATCGGGCACCGGCGGGTAGCTCGCGGCGAACGTGCAATCCGGGTACCGGCTGCAGGAGTAGAAGGTGCGGTTCCCGCGCGCGCGCTTGGGTACGATCTCGCCCTCGGAGCACTGCGGGCAGGTGACACCGGTGCCGGGAACTTCCTCGCGCTTGATGTAGCGGCAGTCGGGATAGCCCGAGCACCCGACGAACGGACCGAATCTGCCGACCTTCTTCGTCAGCTGCTTCCCGCATTCGGGGCAGGTCTCGTCGAGCATCTCCGGTTCCGGGCGTTCGGTGCCGTCCATGTTGCGGATGTAGGAGCAGTCGGGGTACTTGTCGCACCCGATGAACTTGCCGTACCGCCCCAGCTTCACGATCAGGTTCCCGGGCTCGCGACCTTCGGTCGGGCACTTCGGGCACTTCTCGTCGAGCTGCTGCTCGAACCGCTTGATCTCGTCCTCGTTCTTCTCGAGCAGCCGCTCGAAGGGACCGTAGAACTCGTCGAGCACCTGCGTCCAGCCGAGCTTGCCTTCGGCGATGTCGTCGAGCTCGTCCTCCATCTTGGCCGTGAAGCGCACATCGACGATGTCGGGGAAGAACTCGACGAGGAGGTCGGTGACGACCTCGCCGACGTCCTCGGGGAAGAACCGCCGGTCCTCGAGGCGCACGTACTCGCGGTCGCGGATCGTCGACAGGGTGCTGGCGTACGTCGAGGGGCGGCCGATCCCCTGCTCCTCGAGGGTCTTGACGAGTGAGGCCTCGGTGAACCGCGGCGGTGGCTGGGTGAAGTGCTGTTCGGGAAGCACTTCGAGCATCCGGAGCAGTTGCTCGGCGGTGAGCGCCGGAAGCATCGCCTCGGCGTCCTCGTCGACCGCATCGTCGCGGCCCTCGAAGTACACCCGCCGGAACCCGTCGAAGAGCAGCTGCTGCCCGGTCGCGCGCAGCACGTAGACGGAGCCGTCCGTCGTCGCGGTGGCCTCGATGTCGACCGACAGCTGCTTGAAGCGAGCTTCGGCCATCTGCGAAGCGACCGTGCGCTGCCAGATCAGGCGGTAGAGCTTCATCTGGTTCGCGTCGAGCGCGGACGACACCCGCTGCGGGGTGCGGAGCACCGACGTCGGGCGGATCGCCTCGTGCGCCTCCTGCGCGCCGCGTTGCTTCTTCTTGTACCGGCGCGGTTCCCCAAGCGTGTAGGCGTCGCCGTAGTCGTTCTTGACGAGCTCGGCGATCTCCCGGAGCGCGGTCTCGGCGATCGTGACCGAGTCGGTTCGGTGGTAGCTGATCAAACCGACCTGGCCCTCGCCGGGTAGGTTGATCCCTTCGTAGAGCTGCTGAGCCAGCCGCATCGTCTGCCGCGTGCTGAATCCGAGCTTGCGCGCCGCCTCCTGCTGGAGGGTGGACGTGGTGAACGGTGGGGAGGGCGACCGCTTCCGCTCGGACTCGCGGACCTCGCGAACGCGGTACGCGGCGTCCTGGAGTCTGTCGACGTGGGTCTGGGCCGCCGTCACGTCGGCGAGATGGATGCCCTTCTTGTCGGGGCTCGCGGCGAGCTTGCCCCCGGGGATCTCGATCAGCTTCGCGAGGAACGGGGCCTGCTCGTCCGGCGCGCCCTCCGGGGTGAGCCGGACCTCGACGCTCCAGTACTCGACCGGAGTGAACGCCCGGATCGCCCGCTCGCGCTCCACGATCAGCCGCACGGCGACCGACTGCACGCGGCCGGCCGACAGCCCAGGCCGCACCTTGCGCCACAGGATCGGTGAGATCCGGTAACCGACGAGTCGGTCGAGGATCCGCCGGGCCTGTTGCGCTTCGACGAGACGCAGATCGACGGTGCGCGGGTGCCGGAACGCGTCCAGGATCGCGTCCTTGGTGATCTCGGTGAAGGTCACCCGCTGGGTGGCGTCGATCGGGAGCTGCAGGAGCTCGGCGACGTGGAACGCGATCGCCTCGCCCTCGCGGTCGTAGTCGGTTGCGAGCACGACTGCGTCGGCGCGCTTCTGGGCGGCCCGCAGCTCTCGGACCGCCTTCTCCGAGTTCTCGGGCACGACGTATTCGGGCTCGAACCCATGATCGGGATCGACGCCCAGCTTGCTCTTGGGGAGGTCGCGGATGTGCCCGTACGAGGCTCGGACCGTGTAGTCGGAGCCCAAGTAGCGCTCCAGGGTCTTCGCCTTGGTGGGCGACTCCACGACGACGAGCGTCTTCGGCATGAAGCGTTCCTTTACCGGCGTGGGGTGGAAAGGTGTGGTGAGCCGGTCTCGGCGGCCCACGGTACCAGCACCCGTGTCACGGGGAGCCGAAGGGGCTCGAGGCCGGACCCGGGCGACGGACCGTGGCCTCTTGAACGACCCTCGGGGACAGCTCTATTCCCGAGGGGGCCCTGGAACCCCTCTGACCAGCGCCGATGCCGACGACAGGTACCCGGTCGGCCGGACCTGCGATCCGCCCGCCCGGGGCCGATCTCGATCGTGTCCCGGTTCGGTCACAGCCACCGGAGGTGCCGGGACCCGCTGGTAGGCTCGCCGAACCCCCGGACCCGACCCCTTCGGAGCCCCGTGTTCGACGCGATCGTCCATTTCATGACCGACGAGGTGGCCCGGTACGGGTACCTCGCGGTGTTCGTGCTCATGGTGCTCGAGTCCGCCTGCGTCCCGGTGCCGAGCGAGGTCACGATGCTGTTCGGTGGGGCGCTCGCGAGCGTGGGGTTCGCGGCCCCCGGGCAGGAGCTCGACCTCGTCTGGGTTGCGCTCTGGGGAACGTTCGGCAACCTGGTCGGTTCCTGGATCGCCTATGCCGCCGGGTCATGGGGGGGACGACCCCTGTTCGATCGGTTCGGCAAGTACCTGCTGATCCGCCAGCACGAGCTCGACAAGGCG
The sequence above is a segment of the Actinomycetota bacterium genome. Coding sequences within it:
- a CDS encoding AarF/UbiB family protein → MGLRDTVASGTGEGNGQAPVHRVMVATDRSESADRAVRWAASMAERFGSQLLVLQVVPPDSPPGTEAGMAEATRASAAAEELTAFAYELAGERGVARVALHADPALAILEAAEEMGTDVLVVGNAGMTGRKEFLLGNIPNRISHNARCTVIIVNTATLDADGREVDKPPPRGSVTTQHGGRLTDEMTAEDPKLLGRATRIATVMARHGVKELFSRGDDVESRRESARRLRAAMEELGPTFSKLGQVLSTRPDLLPPEFIEELATLQDHVSPLSEAEVVRVMEQELGVPWEDVFETIGPDPMAAGTLGQVHRATLAAGERVVVKVQRPGAREAIEQDLGLLELFAEKTGNRPALKQVIDLQAVFEHLSGSLQRELDFLSEARNIERMRQVIASYTRLAVPDVFNELSSQRLLVMQEIQGVPIREAPDGPARTDAARQLLESYYRQILTEGFFHADPHPGNLLWWNDTIYFLDFGMVGELGPQMRENLMLLLMAFWQEDVDFLMDVSLQLSGVTDQPGLDVNTFRQDLGEVMARYRNVPLQEIQLGPILQEITEISIRHDVPLPASLALTGKAMAQMQLATAELDPTLDPFDVAGSYLMRSLMGKMRERIDPKKVFYEGQKLKVRLTRLVEAFERLAGARPGPKLQVNFAAEKLETTVRRAGRRLSLGIVAGASLLGSAITASSARAADWVPLVLGSIGGGLTLTLVVDLIRKRGPA
- a CDS encoding cyclic nucleotide-binding domain-containing protein, translated to MTRIEGGVLAVTWVPREAVEGPARLPFQLGLVRFDEPPPDMLDDPRSFLRAGGFTVANDLRAWIEVEDGRVRAHGIAGGVVVGGVERTVTETVTFAQHAFPVLRPEPEVAEDYVRFVQTAGASTGLAAPRRLGPRGDAHVSAPPAWTTLVLTIRADGTSDHELIGASAFPRHWLYDGAGRLRAKTAVIEFDDWFYRDAGRVSPWGGVDTPALVAAAESALERRLSGVIVGSDPPFRRLRPGEELARQGDPGGELFLIFDGVLEVERDGETIARLGPGAVVGEGALLAGGVRSATLRALTAVRVATVPGDLIDREALAELAAGRLEGGGDASRVPGTFA
- a CDS encoding DNA polymerase III subunit, with the protein product MNPPVLDLVPGQDAAMTFLRGAAERPHHAYVFAGPEGSGKQLGARAFAAALLCPDGGCGTCRACRLALDDRHPNSFLVEPEGRDIHVDTVRDEIWHPAYRTPPEPGRKLFVIREADRLNPAAADVLLKVLEEPPPACVFLLMSARPHELPETVLSRCHVVTFSPLAEDLVVETLAADGTERSLATLAARLAGGNVGRARRMARADGLGFRDVAREALDRASTGPPGAIAAADLVLKAAERRRTDMKEELAVELEPFLDDKGRPEAAYRGAIKRLETRHHRRLRREERDFVDRVLLAISAILRDRIADRVGAGPDALLNVDLAPDGETIVGAAGGLAAVEEARAALAEDLNLNQRLVIEQAFLQLGAPVRVA
- the tmk gene encoding dTMP kinase; translated protein: MASISEEVAALRGTKSATLKDLLTSPTFSRLLAAMTVSSLGDWIGFVAVTSLVARLAGSQRVALGAVAAVMTARMLPALIFGPFAGAIVDRLDRKQLMITADVGRGLMYASMPFVGHLWAIFVLSFFIECMSLLWTPARDASLPHLVPRRQLPNANSIGLLTTYGTLPIGGAIATVLAGLSDFLGAGVPYFSTHPESLALWLDSGTFAFSAFMVSRIAIASPVAAGRARGLQFRKVGHDILEGVRFLSKDPLVSTMTIGIVLAFGAVGAVLSLGPVFAADTLKASAAGWPILVTAFGVGMAAGMASVNLFGKRLDQDLLFAGSMIGAAASLFVLAAMPNIASAALVTVGVGGFCGTMWVTGYTLLQENVTDEMRGRTFGSITVVARLALFLALTTFPSLAAIIGPRVIQVGQADIDLSGTRIALWVAGLGALMAGGTTWRRLRRLRVLRPKPLTLVPKLIRPPSTGLFIAFEGVEGAGKGTQVEMLRSYLAERGHDVLVTREPGGTALGERVRDVVLDPATGRIEPRTEALLFAASRAQHVSTVLRPALAEGRTVICDRYIDSSLAYQGAGRGVGEQDILSLNVWGTQGLFPDLVLLLHLEPEIGLGRIDTAEADRIEAEGASFLDKVADAFLKIAEEHPERFVVIDAGRGPDEVFVDVRDAVDRTLGERQGDGDIHPVPSHEVRTPSETEAGSTGTTDASTSDAPDPTPVTEREIDPGRSEDSS
- the topA gene encoding type I DNA topoisomerase — translated: MPKTLVVVESPTKAKTLERYLGSDYTVRASYGHIRDLPKSKLGVDPDHGFEPEYVVPENSEKAVRELRAAQKRADAVVLATDYDREGEAIAFHVAELLQLPIDATQRVTFTEITKDAILDAFRHPRTVDLRLVEAQQARRILDRLVGYRISPILWRKVRPGLSAGRVQSVAVRLIVERERAIRAFTPVEYWSVEVRLTPEGAPDEQAPFLAKLIEIPGGKLAASPDKKGIHLADVTAAQTHVDRLQDAAYRVREVRESERKRSPSPPFTTSTLQQEAARKLGFSTRQTMRLAQQLYEGINLPGEGQVGLISYHRTDSVTIAETALREIAELVKNDYGDAYTLGEPRRYKKKQRGAQEAHEAIRPTSVLRTPQRVSSALDANQMKLYRLIWQRTVASQMAEARFKQLSVDIEATATTDGSVYVLRATGQQLLFDGFRRVYFEGRDDAVDEDAEAMLPALTAEQLLRMLEVLPEQHFTQPPPRFTEASLVKTLEEQGIGRPSTYASTLSTIRDREYVRLEDRRFFPEDVGEVVTDLLVEFFPDIVDVRFTAKMEDELDDIAEGKLGWTQVLDEFYGPFERLLEKNEDEIKRFEQQLDEKCPKCPTEGREPGNLIVKLGRYGKFIGCDKYPDCSYIRNMDGTERPEPEMLDETCPECGKQLTKKVGRFGPFVGCSGYPDCRYIKREEVPGTGVTCPQCSEGEIVPKRARGNRTFYSCSRYPDCTFAASYPPVPDRPCPECASVMLEQAPTKGGARCWNCGCVVDDEGTVVESGDPEAEAERRAAKDAARAKRAEAKAAKNKSTKKSTKKKTTAKKKATKKKTTAKRKATAKQKTTTAETTVAGGNGATSSAGPAEADESVPIEAGSEAADKVPATRPGA